GGGCCTCACGGCAGGTGTCGATCCCCTCTTCCAGCGTGGCCGCCCTGCCGCCGAGAAGGACCATGGCCCCCCCCAAAAGCAGACAGAGCTCGCGCGTATCGGCAGGTCCCTTGCCCTGAAGGACGTCGATGGCCTCGGCCACCTCCGAGGCGTTTCCGGCCCATCGCCCCAGGGGCTGATCCATGTCGGTGACGAAGGCCAGGCTCCTCCGCCCCAGGGAAGAGGAGAGATCGACAAGAGTTCGAGCCAGACGACGGGCACCGTCGATGTCGGTCATGAAGGCACCGTCGCCGCACTTGACGTCGAAGACGAAGGAGGTGGCGCCTCCGGCCAGTTTTTTGCTGACGATGCTGGAGGCGATGAGGGGAAGAGAGGGAACGGTGGCCGTCACGTCCCGGAGGGCATAGAAGCGCCCTTCGGCCGGGGCCAGATCGAGAGAGTGACCGCTGACGGCGCAGCCGATGCTCTCCACCTGGGAGATGAAGCGATCCAGAGGCAGATGGGACTGAAATCCGGGAATGGCCTCAAGCTTGTCGACGGTCCCGCCGGTGAACCCCAACCCCGGCCCGGACAGCTTCGCCACAGGCAACCCGCAGGCGGCGACGAGGGGAACGAGGACGAGCGTCGTCTTGTCGCCCACGCCTCCCGTGCTGTGTTTATCGACGGCGTTGAGTCCTGCCGGCAGGATGACTCTCTGCCCCGAATCGGCCAGGGCCAGGGTGAACGCCCGAAGCTCCTCGTCGTCGAGGCCTCGGAAAAAGGTGGCCATAAGCCAGGCAACCGCCTGATAGTCGGCGACGGAACCGTCAAGGACGGCCGAGACGAAAGCGCGAAGGGCGGCCTCTTCATGACGGCCGCCTTCGCGCTTCTCCTCGATAAAGGCCAGGGGGTTAAACATCGCTGCCCAAAGCGGCGATGAGGTCAGAAAGAAGCCGCGCCAGTTTTCCCGAGGCCTTATCCATCTCGGAAAGGACCTCTTCGTGGGTGAGACGGTTTTTCGTCATTCCGGCGGCGAAGTTGGCGACGCAGGAGAGGGCCAGCACTTCGAGCCCCAGATGATTGGCGGCGATGACTTCAGGGACCGTCGACATGCCGGCCAGGTCGCCGCCCATGGCCCGGGCCATGCGGATCTCGGCGGGCGTCTCGAAGGAGGGGCCGTGAAAGGCGACGTAGACGCCTCGTTTGATCCAGATACCTCCATCGGAGGCGACCTTGTCGGCCCTCTGGATGAGGCGCTCGCTGTAGGCCTCGGTCATGTCGGGAAAGCGGACGCCCCAGCTCTCCTCGTTGGGCCCCGTGAGGGGATTGACGCCCATGAAGTTGATGTGATCCTCGATGAGGACGAGATCGCCGGGACGATAGGATGGGTTGATCCCTCCCGATGCGTTCGTGGCCAGGTAGATCTTGACGCCCATGGCGGCAAAGACACGGACGGGAAAGACGACCTCCTGAGGCGAATAGCCCTCGTAGAGATGGACGCGGCCCTGCATGGCGACGATCGGCACGCCTCTCAGACGTCCGGCGACGATCCGTCCCGCATGCCCGGGAGCCGTCGATCGGGGCCAGAAGGGAATTTCCTCGTAGGGAACGACGACGGGTTCTTCGATGGCATCGGCGAAAGAGCCCAGCCCCGAGCCGAGAACGACGGCGACGCGGGGAACGAAGGGAATCTTCCGTGCCAGCTCGGCCCGAGCCTTTTTGACCTCTTCAACTCCGCACACGGCGGACACCTCCACTCTTTTCACGGACCCTCAGGCCCGGGGATGACACCTGTCGTAAACGTCGCGCAGCTCCAGATCGAAGTGCGTATAGCGCTCCGTCGTGGCGATGGAGGCGTGGCCGAGAAGTTCCTGAAGCGTCCGGAGATCCATCCCCCGCCGGAGGAGGTGAGTCGCGAAGGAGTGACGCAAGACGTGAGGATGAAGGCGGACCGCGGGGATGGCCGCCTCCTTGCCCCTACGGCGAATGATCCTCCAGAAATCCTCCCGCCTCAGGGGCCTTCCGTTGCGGCTCAGGAACAGGACATCCGAAGTCCCGCCCAGGCCCGGGCGAGCCTCGCCGACGTAGAGACGGAGGCGTTCCTTGATCTGCCCCACAAGGGGGAGAAGGCGTTCCTTGTCCCCCTTGCCGAGCACGCGCAGAGTGCCGCGGCGGAAATCGGCGTCGCCGACGTGAAGGGAGCAGGCCTCTCCGGCCCGGAGTCCGCAGCCGTAGGAGAGCTCCAGCAGCGCCCTGTCACGAAGCCCGAGAAGCGTGTCGGGGCAGGCCGAAAGGAGGCGCTCGACCTCCCCTTCGTTGAGAATCTGCGGCAGCCGACGGGCCTTGTCGGGCAAGGGGGGCAACCAGACGTCCTGCTCGATCCATCCGTCCATCTGGAGGAAATGGGACCAGGAACGCAGAGTGGCGGCGTAACGCTGAACCGTGGCCGAGCTCTTGCCCTCCAGGGAGGCCTTACGCAGAAAAGGGGCCACTTTTTCCTCCGACGGAGGAAGGGGGGAAAGCCCTGCGCCCTCGCAGAAGGCGCACCACCGGGCCAGATCGCCTTCGTAGGCCTTGACGGTGTTTTCGCTGCAACCCCGCTCGAAGCGCAGGTAGTCGAAAAAAGTCGCGACGGCCTTCAACGTCCCGAACAGGGGGCTAGCCCCTTGGCCTGCAACCACCAGAGGGCCGCCACCGTCTTGCTGTCCTTGATCTCCTCCTCGTCCAGCGCTTGGGCGAAATCCTCCAGGGGAAGGGAGAGAACTCTCAGATCCTCGTCGTCATCGGCCTCGAGACGACGGGGCGTCAATTCCGTCGCCAAAAAAAGGATGATGACCTCGTCGCTGAAACCGGGGGAGCTGTAGAAGCGACCGATCTCCTCGATCCGTCCCGCGTCCTGCCCCACCTCCTCCATCAGTTCGCGACGGGCCGTCTCTCGGGGCTCCTCTCCGGGTTCGACGAGGCCCGCCGGAATCTCCAGGATGACCCTGCCCACCGGATGGCGGTACTGGCGGACGAGGAAGATCTCCCCTCGGTCCGTCAGGGCGATGAGAGCGACGGCAGGGGCATGGGTGATGACCTCTCGCGTCGTGCGGTGCCCCGAATCCAGCTCGACTTCGTCGACGCGCAGGGTGACGATGCGTCCCTCGAAGAGCGTTTTGCTGGAAAGAGCCGTCTCTTTGGGATCCATGGCGCTAGGAGAGCCCCCGGCCCTTGTCGAAAGCCTGGAGGTTGAGCTCCACAAGAGCCGCCTTTTTCTTGCCGAAAAGATCGGAGATGGTGACGCGGCAAGCCGCCTCGCCGACGAGGTCCGTGTGGGCCGACAGGGCGCCCAGGACAATGACGTTGGCCACCTTGTCGTTGCCCAAGGAGGCGGCGAGGCCGTTGGCGGCCACGGCCAGAACCTTCACGTCGGATCTGGGGTTGTCGCAGCGGACGAGGTCACTGTTGTAGAGAAGAAGGCCGCCCGGCTTGAGACAGCTCTCGAACTTCTCCAGGGAGGGCTGGTTCATGATGACGAGGACGTCGGGGCGGGAGACGACGGGCGAGGCGATCTCCGTCTCGCTGACGATGACGCTGCAGTTGGCCGTCCCTCCCCGCATCTCCGGGCCGTAGGAGGGGATCCAGGTGACGAACCGTCCCTCCTTCATGGCGGCATAGGCCACGATCTGTCCCAGCGAGAGAATGCCCTGGCCGCCGAAACCGGCGGCGATGAAGCTGCGATAAAAGGTCGACACGCCTCAGCCCTCCTTACTCGGGAACCTTGAACTCGCCCAGAGGATAGTAGGGAATCATCTTCTCGACGAGCCAGTCCGTGGCCTCAACGGGGCGCAGCCCCCAGTTGGTGGGGCAGGTGGAGAGAATCTCGACCATCGAGAACCCCTTGCCGGAGATCTGCGTCTCGAAGGCCTTTCGAACGGCCTTCTTGGCCTCGAGGATATATTTGGGCTTGGCCACACAGACGCGGGCAATATAGCCGGGAGCGGCCAGTGTGGCCAACATCTCGGCGACGCGTATGGGATAGCCGTTGATCTGGGGGTCACGTCCCAGGGGACAGGTCGTCGCCTTCTGTCCGACCAGGGTCGTGGGCGCCATCTGACCTCCCGTCATGCCGTAAATGGCGTTGTTGACGAAGATGACGGTGATCTTCTCTCCCCTGTTGGCGGCGTGGACGATCTCGGCCATGCCGATGGAGGCCAGGTCGCCATCGCCCTGATAGGTGAAGACCGTCAGGTCGGGGCGGATGCGCTTGCAGGCCGAGGCGATGGCGGGAGCACGGCCGTGGGCCGCCTCGTACATATCGGTGTCGATGTAGTTGTAGATGAAAACGGCACAGCCCACGGGGGCCACGCCGACTGTTTTCTCCTGAATGCCCAGTTCGTCGATGACCTCGGCCACGAGCCTGTGAGCGATGCCGTGCGTGCATCCGGGGCAGTAGTGCGTCGTCACGTCGACCATGGAGCGGGGACGCTCGAAAATCTTGAGCTCTTTCATCGTCGTCACCTGCCTAGCTCTTCCGAAGAGCGCGGACGGCGCCCGCGATCTCATCCACCGTCGGGGCGATGCCGCCGACGCGACCGAAGAAGGAGACGGGGGCTCGGCCGGCGACGCCGATCTTGACGTCGTCGATCATCTGACCGCAGCTCATCTCGACGGCGAGAACAGCCTCGACCTGAGGGGAGAGCGTCTCGAAGGGGGCGTAGGGGAAGGGGAAAACCGTAATGGGCCGGATCATCCCGACGGCGATTCCCTCTTCGCGGAGGAGATGGATAGCCGATCGGGCGATGCGGGCCGTCGTCCCGTAGGCGGCGACGACATACCGGGCGTCCTCCATCATGTAGGTCTCGTGGCGCGTCTCGTTTTCGGCCATGAGGGCATACTTGGCGTTGAGCTTCAGGTTATGGGCCTCCAGTTCCTCCGGATCGAGGTAGAGGCTTTTGACGAGGGCACGTTTCCCCCGCCAGCCCATGTAACCTACGGCGCGCTCCTTTTTATCGGGCAGATCACGCCTGACTGGGGCTCTGAATTCGACGGCCTCCATCATCTGTCCCATGAAACCGTCGCCGAGGATCATGACGGGATTGCGATAAATTTCAGCCAGGTCGAAGGCCTCCATGGTCAGATCGACGGCCTCCTGCAGAGTGCTCGGCGCCAGGACCAGGAGACGGTAATCGCCATGTCCACCCCCCCGCGTCGCCTGAAAATAGTCCGACTGGGCCGGGAGAATGCCGCCCAGGCCGGGACCGCCGCGGACGATATTCATGATGACGCAGGGCAGCTCGGCGCCGGCGATGAAGCTGATTCCCTCCGACATGAGGGAAATGCCGGGGCTCGACGAGGAGGTCATGACCCGTTCGCCCGTTCCGGCTCCGCCGAAGACCATATTGATCGAGGCCACTTCGCTCTCGGCCTGGAGATAGACGCCGCCCACTTCGGGGAGACGTTTCGACATGAGCTCGGGAATCTCGTTCTGGGGCGTGATGGGATAGCCGAAGAAATAGCGACAGCCGGCCTGAATCGCAGCCTCGGCCAAGGCCTCGTTGCCCTTCATCAGAACCTTTTCGCCCATTAGCCTTTCACCTCCGAAAGTTGTCCGGTCGCTCCTCTAGGCCTCTTCCATCCTGAAGACTTCGATAGCCACGTCGGGACAGGTCAGGGCACAGATCTTGCAGGCCACGCACCCCTCTCTGTACTGCTCCGCCGGGCGATACCCCTTCTCGTTGATCCTCTCCGAAATGCGCAGCACCTTCATCGGACAGGCGGCAACACAAAGACCGCAGCTCTTGCAGCGGTCTTCAAGAATGGCGACTCGTCCCTTTGCCATCTACCGGCACACTCCTCTCCCAGGGAAACAGGATCCGCCTCGAGAGGGGCCACAACGGGACCGTCTCGAGGGCCAGGCTCTCTCGGGCCCTTTCAAAGAGAGACTCGGAAACGCCGACATAAATAAGGGGCAGTGCAAGGGCCTCTGCCGAACGTCGGACCAGGGCAAGCCCCCGTACCAGATCTTCCACTCCGGTCCGTTCCATGAGGTGGGCATTCCCCAGAATCCCCGTTACGCGAAGACCGCTGAGGGCCTCCATATCACGACACATGGTCCGGACGGCCTCGACCGTCGACGATTGAGGACGGAAGGGGTTGAGGACCAGCAGAAGCTCGTAGCCCCTTTCCTCCAGGAAGGGGACGAATTGCTTGAGGGCAAGGACCCCCTTGGCCTCCCCTCCGACGTCGAGAAAGACGTGATCGTAATCGGAGGAGAGAAGGCGCGTCACTGCCGGCGAGACGACGGGGAAATCGCCCCAGCGCGTCTCTCCCGGAGGGAGGGCGACATCAACACCCAGCCTCCGAATGTCGTCGGCGACCTCACGAAGACAGAAATAGGGGTTGATGATGTCCAAGTCGGCGAAGGCCACGCGGAAACCTCGCCGATGGAGGGAAAGTCCGATGTCAAGAGTCCAGGCCGTCTTGCCCGAGCCGAGGGCTC
The DNA window shown above is from Aminithiophilus ramosus and carries:
- a CDS encoding thymidine phosphorylase, giving the protein MFNPLAFIEEKREGGRHEEAALRAFVSAVLDGSVADYQAVAWLMATFFRGLDDEELRAFTLALADSGQRVILPAGLNAVDKHSTGGVGDKTTLVLVPLVAACGLPVAKLSGPGLGFTGGTVDKLEAIPGFQSHLPLDRFISQVESIGCAVSGHSLDLAPAEGRFYALRDVTATVPSLPLIASSIVSKKLAGGATSFVFDVKCGDGAFMTDIDGARRLARTLVDLSSSLGRRSLAFVTDMDQPLGRWAGNASEVAEAIDVLQGKGPADTRELCLLLGGAMVLLGGRAATLEEGIDTCREALDGGKALEKMARLLEAQGASPQILEEPEKSLPRASKVLELRACRDGYVQRMAARSVGEAVKIMGGGRMRKEDVIDPSVSVECCRKRGEAVRAGELVLRLHHNGGSRLDEARLLLEKAFVIGDEPHFSPLLLERVDV
- a CDS encoding purine-nucleoside phosphorylase, yielding MCGVEEVKKARAELARKIPFVPRVAVVLGSGLGSFADAIEEPVVVPYEEIPFWPRSTAPGHAGRIVAGRLRGVPIVAMQGRVHLYEGYSPQEVVFPVRVFAAMGVKIYLATNASGGINPSYRPGDLVLIEDHINFMGVNPLTGPNEESWGVRFPDMTEAYSERLIQRADKVASDGGIWIKRGVYVAFHGPSFETPAEIRMARAMGGDLAGMSTVPEVIAANHLGLEVLALSCVANFAAGMTKNRLTHEEVLSEMDKASGKLARLLSDLIAALGSDV
- a CDS encoding tyrosine-type recombinase/integrase, which encodes MKAVATFFDYLRFERGCSENTVKAYEGDLARWCAFCEGAGLSPLPPSEEKVAPFLRKASLEGKSSATVQRYAATLRSWSHFLQMDGWIEQDVWLPPLPDKARRLPQILNEGEVERLLSACPDTLLGLRDRALLELSYGCGLRAGEACSLHVGDADFRRGTLRVLGKGDKERLLPLVGQIKERLRLYVGEARPGLGGTSDVLFLSRNGRPLRREDFWRIIRRRGKEAAIPAVRLHPHVLRHSFATHLLRRGMDLRTLQELLGHASIATTERYTHFDLELRDVYDRCHPRA
- a CDS encoding NUDIX hydrolase, which translates into the protein MDPKETALSSKTLFEGRIVTLRVDEVELDSGHRTTREVITHAPAVALIALTDRGEIFLVRQYRHPVGRVILEIPAGLVEPGEEPRETARRELMEEVGQDAGRIEEIGRFYSSPGFSDEVIILFLATELTPRRLEADDDEDLRVLSLPLEDFAQALDEEEIKDSKTVAALWWLQAKGLAPCSGR
- a CDS encoding 2-oxoacid:acceptor oxidoreductase family protein, whose protein sequence is MSTFYRSFIAAGFGGQGILSLGQIVAYAAMKEGRFVTWIPSYGPEMRGGTANCSVIVSETEIASPVVSRPDVLVIMNQPSLEKFESCLKPGGLLLYNSDLVRCDNPRSDVKVLAVAANGLAASLGNDKVANVIVLGALSAHTDLVGEAACRVTISDLFGKKKAALVELNLQAFDKGRGLS
- a CDS encoding thiamine pyrophosphate-dependent enzyme, whose protein sequence is MKELKIFERPRSMVDVTTHYCPGCTHGIAHRLVAEVIDELGIQEKTVGVAPVGCAVFIYNYIDTDMYEAAHGRAPAIASACKRIRPDLTVFTYQGDGDLASIGMAEIVHAANRGEKITVIFVNNAIYGMTGGQMAPTTLVGQKATTCPLGRDPQINGYPIRVAEMLATLAAPGYIARVCVAKPKYILEAKKAVRKAFETQISGKGFSMVEILSTCPTNWGLRPVEATDWLVEKMIPYYPLGEFKVPE
- the vorB gene encoding 3-methyl-2-oxobutanoate dehydrogenase subunit VorB — its product is MGEKVLMKGNEALAEAAIQAGCRYFFGYPITPQNEIPELMSKRLPEVGGVYLQAESEVASINMVFGGAGTGERVMTSSSSPGISLMSEGISFIAGAELPCVIMNIVRGGPGLGGILPAQSDYFQATRGGGHGDYRLLVLAPSTLQEAVDLTMEAFDLAEIYRNPVMILGDGFMGQMMEAVEFRAPVRRDLPDKKERAVGYMGWRGKRALVKSLYLDPEELEAHNLKLNAKYALMAENETRHETYMMEDARYVVAAYGTTARIARSAIHLLREEGIAVGMIRPITVFPFPYAPFETLSPQVEAVLAVEMSCGQMIDDVKIGVAGRAPVSFFGRVGGIAPTVDEIAGAVRALRKS
- a CDS encoding 4Fe-4S dicluster domain-containing protein, encoding MAKGRVAILEDRCKSCGLCVAACPMKVLRISERINEKGYRPAEQYREGCVACKICALTCPDVAIEVFRMEEA
- a CDS encoding P-loop NTPase family protein; amino-acid sequence: MTDLSPLREDQVTRRTWPGVVAVTGALGSGKTAWTLDIGLSLHRRGFRVAFADLDIINPYFCLREVADDIRRLGVDVALPPGETRWGDFPVVSPAVTRLLSSDYDHVFLDVGGEAKGVLALKQFVPFLEERGYELLLVLNPFRPQSSTVEAVRTMCRDMEALSGLRVTGILGNAHLMERTGVEDLVRGLALVRRSAEALALPLIYVGVSESLFERARESLALETVPLWPLSRRILFPWERSVPVDGKGTSRHS